One Fusobacterium ulcerans DNA segment encodes these proteins:
- a CDS encoding DUF134 domain-containing protein, producing MPRGKKRRCCRTLENETIFKPTGIPLSEMEIVELELDELEAVRLADYEGKSQIETGEIMNVSRGTVQRLLASGRKKIMDGFLHSKAIKLKNTYSNYTDEKIENGDDENE from the coding sequence ATGCCTAGAGGAAAAAAGAGAAGATGCTGTAGAACATTAGAAAATGAAACTATATTTAAACCAACAGGAATACCATTGTCAGAGATGGAGATAGTAGAGTTGGAATTAGATGAATTAGAAGCAGTGAGATTGGCTGATTATGAAGGAAAGAGTCAGATAGAAACAGGAGAGATAATGAATGTATCCAGAGGAACTGTACAAAGATTATTAGCTTCTGGAAGAAAAAAGATAATGGATGGATTTTTACATTCGAAAGCAATAAAGCTAAAAAATACATATTCAAACTATACAGATGAAAAAATAGAAAATGGAGATGATGAGAATGAGTAA
- a CDS encoding NifB/NifX family molybdenum-iron cluster-binding protein → MSNEILRVGFSTNDEVMLEGHFGHCEKFAIYTIENGKAVKKEIAVAPEHAPGVFPKFIAEQKVNVVITGGMGQRAIDMLKANGTEVILGASGKIEDILKTYLEGNLVSNGAACAHHHHDHHEEHNCKH, encoded by the coding sequence ATGAGTAACGAAATTTTAAGAGTGGGATTTTCAACAAATGACGAGGTAATGTTAGAAGGGCACTTTGGACATTGTGAAAAATTTGCAATATACACTATTGAAAATGGAAAAGCTGTAAAAAAAGAAATCGCAGTAGCACCAGAACATGCACCAGGAGTATTCCCTAAATTTATAGCTGAGCAAAAAGTAAATGTAGTTATTACTGGAGGAATGGGTCAAAGAGCTATTGATATGTTAAAAGCTAATGGAACAGAAGTTATACTGGGAGCAAGTGGAAAAATAGAAGATATATTGAAAACATACCTTGAAGGAAATCTTGTTTCAAATGGAGCTGCTTGTGCACATCACCATCATGATCACCATGAGGAGCATAACTGCAAGCACTAA
- a CDS encoding single-stranded DNA-binding protein: MNLVVLTGRLTRDPELKFGQSGKAYSRFSLAVDRPFQKGEADFINCVAFGKTAELIGEYLRKGRKVGVNGRLQMNRYEANGEKRTSYDVLVENIEFLEAKGSGDSAGYEPHDYAAAAPASAPKPSVKEAEDVPFDDDDEFPF, encoded by the coding sequence ATGAACTTAGTTGTTTTAACTGGAAGATTAACTAGAGATCCTGAATTAAAATTTGGACAAAGCGGGAAAGCTTATTCTAGATTTTCACTTGCAGTAGATAGACCATTCCAAAAAGGTGAAGCTGATTTTATCAACTGTGTAGCTTTTGGAAAAACTGCTGAACTTATAGGTGAGTATTTAAGAAAAGGTAGAAAAGTTGGAGTTAATGGAAGACTTCAAATGAATAGATATGAAGCAAACGGAGAAAAAAGAACAAGCTATGATGTACTTGTTGAAAATATTGAATTCCTAGAAGCTAAAGGTTCTGGAGATTCTGCTGGTTATGAGCCTCATGACTATGCAGCAGCTGCTCCTGCATCAGCTCCTAAGCCATCTGTAAAAGAAGCAGAGGATGTTCCTTTTGATGATGACGATGAGTTTCCATTCTAG
- a CDS encoding HU family DNA-binding protein — protein MTEKEFLTLYQKKRGLKSLNEAKEKVNMFWDTLFEALEENESVSFRGWGVFEKKVVPARRIMNINTKKIQYSTPRKTVRFRTGSNLSLRINEEKKVD, from the coding sequence ATGACAGAAAAAGAATTTTTGACTTTATATCAAAAAAAGAGAGGATTAAAAAGTTTAAACGAAGCTAAAGAGAAAGTAAATATGTTCTGGGATACATTATTTGAAGCATTGGAAGAAAATGAATCAGTAAGTTTTAGAGGATGGGGAGTATTTGAAAAGAAAGTAGTTCCAGCTAGAAGAATAATGAATATAAACACTAAAAAAATTCAATATTCAACACCTAGAAAAACAGTTAGATTCAGAACAGGAAGCAATCTTTCTTTGAGGATCAATGAAGAAAAGAAAGTAGACTAG
- a CDS encoding HU family DNA-binding protein: protein MKEADFIKLYKKRSGDKDKKIVKEKIDRFWEMLFKALEEEKKVKFKDWGVFETREMKGRKIIVPVSTEAIYTEPKKTIKFRAGKGLLDLINNESGDDNE from the coding sequence ATGAAGGAAGCAGATTTTATAAAATTATATAAGAAAAGAAGCGGAGATAAAGATAAAAAAATTGTAAAAGAAAAAATTGACAGATTTTGGGAAATGCTTTTTAAGGCATTAGAAGAAGAGAAAAAAGTAAAATTTAAAGACTGGGGAGTATTTGAAACTAGAGAAATGAAAGGAAGAAAAATAATAGTTCCTGTTTCAACAGAAGCGATATATACAGAACCTAAAAAGACAATAAAATTCAGAGCCGGAAAAGGACTTCTAGATCTTATAAATAATGAAAGTGGTGATGATAATGAATAA
- a CDS encoding HU family DNA-binding protein, with translation MNKSQLAELYRRETDGEISKLKALKEIDDFMETLNEALMTDGKVKFHEKATFEVLERKPRVISNPATRERLEIFPKKTVKFKLSKIVKVD, from the coding sequence ATGAATAAGAGTCAATTAGCTGAATTATACAGAAGAGAAACTGATGGAGAAATAAGTAAACTAAAAGCTTTAAAAGAGATTGATGATTTTATGGAAACATTAAATGAAGCTTTGATGACAGATGGAAAAGTAAAGTTTCACGAAAAGGCAACATTTGAAGTGTTGGAAAGAAAGCCAAGAGTGATATCAAACCCTGCTACAAGAGAGCGTTTAGAAATCTTTCCTAAGAAAACAGTAAAATTTAAGCTTTCTAAGATAGTAAAAGTTGACTAG